Genomic DNA from Penaeus monodon isolate SGIC_2016 chromosome 4, NSTDA_Pmon_1, whole genome shotgun sequence:
aaggtgaagttccttgcccaagggaaacagcgcgccggccggtgactcgaaccctcgaactcagattgccgtcgtgacagtcttgagtccgacgctctaaccattcggccaccgcggcccccatatatatatatatatatatatatatatatatatatatatatatatatatatatatatatatatatatatatatatatatatatatatatatatatacatatatatatatggctagaaAGGGTATTCACAATTTTCAGACTTTACTCACTTACTTTTAGCGTAttcttatttatacattattcagTAAATTAGTTCTCAAACAaaatttatcatttactttttcaaAACTATAACCAAAATTAACCATGGTACGTCTATGCAGATTAAAACATAAAGTCTGCAACCTAATTACAAATATTTGCCTTTTTTCCAGAGATAAAGTAAACTACTACGGTTTGTTTTATCTGCAGACATTTTAAGTAACATATTCCTATTTATACACTAAAGTACTGCACTTTCAAATGTTAGATGACTGTCTATTGCCCATTATTTGTTTTCAAATTTATAACCAAGCATTTGTGTTGTTTGCAGGCCTTTTATCTAACAATAATTTGTTAATATATTACAATGCAGtaatcagaaaaaatataatcCTATATCACATTCAAGTATATCACTtaattaacattaacaatatgTTTTATTGTGCAATTCTTTTAgtcttactatattatattttcatcccTTTCTTATTTTATGGGTAAAATTAACGTCTCTTTAAATGACCATAGAACCAAATAACATTTATAGCATTTGATAATAAAAAGCTGCCCCTGTATTGAACGCCAGCAGTTATGATTTTTTCAGtttgtttaagttttttttatgtcttttattagattttattttctttgaatgGCTTCATTTATGCTTCTCGAATACCTAATGGTTCTTTCTTGTACAGATCTTCAATCCATactattatatttccattattcgtgCTTCACTACACAGAAGTGTATAATAGTAGCACTCAGTGCCACCACCCGTTCAATACGTACGGGGAATACTAGTAAAACGATTCACAAAACCTAATACCTTATTCGAAGCGTGCTGCAGTATCATTTATCAGtcgcaaaatacacacaaaaatagaggAAAGCCAAGTCTAGGGTGTCTCTCGTCTCATCCTACAGCAGCTACAACTCGAAAAGGTGAAAACCACCTAATTATACACATGCGTTTCAAAGAGTACAGGAATCAAGGTGTGCATCTTaatgtatgatataatttttatctagttTTTCGTTATGCCTTGTGGCATaaattgatctaaaaaaaaaatcaagtgacgtaattaaaagaaaactttgagccataatacatatgttttttcTCTCAAGTTCAAATCTCCACTTTGATACTGGTGCTTCTTTGGTGATAAACGTGGAGGTTTATATCGAAATAAGTTTCTGTGATCTCTTATCTTGAAGagctatatttattaaaataaaaacacaatacagACGGTACGCGCAAGATTCCCTGCTTATTATAGAGTattgatgaccccccccccccccgtctcctttcAGGGGGGATGGTGTCCCCGCCTCTATGATGACAGCCCCTTCGTACAAACATCAGCAGCTTCGATAGCCCATTCAGCTTGCGGTATGTAGACAGGGTcgtcatttcagttttttttttgggggggtaagcgAGCGGTGAACAAAAGAAGCAGTTCTAGGGGTATTTTTAAGCTATAAACGGACCTATATAGGCGTAATttagtatataaagataaaatttatgtTCCTTGCGGGAATGGGAGCATCGactatgttcatttattttcaaaatgttttgcCATAAAAAAATATGTCTCAAAGTACACTTTGAAGcactttttcaacaaaatttgcgtCGTCTGCTAAACTTGCTTGTTGAAATAAGGTTCGCTGCGCCATCTCTTAGAGCATTTCCTGATGAAGTCATGAACTTTATTCACATTCTTTGCTTTGCATAGTATAGTACAACAAGGCGCCTGATATGCGTTCAAGCAATAACGAAAGCAAGATTTTTATGATCTTGTAAAGAAGCTTGACGTGCATTTTCTTGAGCCACCAGGCTGTGTGGACATGACCGCGGATTAGAGCTGTGTCTTCTCCACTTATTTTCCTTGTCACGTGTGCTGACAAGAGTATCTTATAGTTCAACAAATTTCTGGACAGTGTAGAGCTTCTCGCAAAAGGAAGCCTTATGAAGGACTGTTTGTTCGAGTGTCTGTTCGAATGTTTACGTTTGTTTTTCCATACACCAGCAGCTCGACTACCGAAGTGCGTccgcaaaaagcggcaaaatgaaGAGGTGTGTTATATTATTCGTCTTTAGCATTAGGATCGGCTCTATAAGAGATCAACAGTTTGACCAGAATGGGATTACCTCCGAGAGCAGCATAATGCAAAGGTGTGTGATGGATAGGCGTTTCACTTTTAACGTCTGCTTAACAACTGTATGGCCCGCCAGTGATGCACAGTGGAGTGACGTGTTACCTTCAGGCAAAACAATCTCAGGGTTCCTAAACACATCGAACATTGGCTGTTCCCTTTCGCATTTAGCGTatgtaaaagtttaaaaagtgtTTTATTCGTTGCACTTGGTTGATTTAAAGAAACACCTTCCTCTTCAGGGAACATTTTCACATCAGTCTTTCCATTTATTGCAGCAAGATGTAGTGGGGTGTCACCAGAATCATTTGCACGTTTTGGGTCAGATTTTTTATCCAGCAATATTCTTAAAACATCGGTGTGTCCTTCATAGGCTGCATAATGGAGTGGAGTGTTATTGCTGATGGTAGAAGCAGAGGGGTCTTCGCCATCTTCGAGCGATCTAAGCACGTAGCCAGCACGTCCTCCCTTTGCTGCTTCGTGAATACCACCCATGTTCTTCAAATCCAATACCCATTCTCTGTCCCGTAGAGATCTCCATTTCCGAAATATTCGATACGTAGCGACGGGCTTGAGTGGCGGTCGTGTTCCCTAGCAGGTATCTGTGGAGGCagaaaagtggggagggggtatCTGGAGTATTCGTATTTACCGCCTTTTCGACAGGTAGGACCCAGGTGAGATGTGGAGAAACTGCCTTGAGGTAGCTAGCATGGAAATGAAAACTCCAAAGCTcatcgtctcttctcctcctcccaccgtCTGGATTTTCTCCATCCTGAAAATGATCTAGTTTCTGTTCAATTTCCCATCCTCCCTTTATTTTGCTATAGATAGAAAACGTACCACAAAACTAATGCCGTAGCGTCGGAAGCACGGGCCACTGCCAGGGCTGTAATTCAACAGAACTTCATCTGATATCCGTTTCATGTGTAACTCACTTATTTTCTTTACTATCAATTAGAGCAAATGATGACagtttattcattattgtaatgGAAAGTAAAACATTTGTGATTTGAGAATTTACCTTagtttgccatatatatatatatatatatatatatatatatatatatatatatatatatatatatatatatatatatatatatgtgtgtgtgtgtgtgtgtgtgtgtatgtgtgtgtgtgtgtgtgtgtgtgtgtgtgtgtgtgtgtgtgtgtgtgtgtattgtatatatatatatatatatatatatatatatatatatatatatatatatatatatatgtatatatatatatatgtatatatatatatgtatagatatatatatatatatatatagcatatatatgtgtaatatatatatatatatatatatatgtatatattatataatatatatatatatatatatatatatacatatatgtatatatatatatatatatatatatatatatatatatatatattcggtgatagatttgcccctcaggcgtcgtatagtaagtatgaataggcagactaatacagtcgtgaagaatttcatgtttattagacgtttcggaggtataacaaatcctccatcatcagtactgtcaaaagaaccccaaaaatcaattagacaatgttataacaatgtgtctggttctaatataaaaatatatagatgtacaaaaaacgaaagagaacaatatatacatagtcaaaaaaacaaaacaaacaagtaaaaaggcataaaaataaacatctagctgagaaaaataacgtatatacatgaacaatatggtaaaactaaccaaagtggatggttgggagggaagatctattgtgtgaataaggtggttgcggtggttgtatggttaagctcaggtttcatcctctgaatcagcagggattccgagatgataaggtcagggcgggaggagtgtgaggatagaattctaaaatctgtgttacagaaagggtgtgagtgatgttgagaatgttctcttattgccgagaaagatggttactcagtgggaggccagtcctgaaggatttgcctttgtg
This window encodes:
- the LOC119572603 gene encoding serine/threonine-protein phosphatase 6 regulatory ankyrin repeat subunit C-like gives rise to the protein MGGIHEAAKGGRAGYVLRSLEDGEDPSASTISNNTPLHYAAYEGHTDVLRILLDKKSDPKRANDSGDTPLHLAAINGKTDVKMFPEEEGNTSLHCASLAGHTVVKQTLKVKRLSITHLCIMLLSEILLSAHVTRKISGEDTALIRGHVHTAWWLKKMHVKLLYKIIKILLSLLLERISGALLYYTMQSKECE